AGGCAGATTTGCGCACCGTGCGCTTCTAGACCGAGGAGGTCCGCCGTTGCCCGAGATCGGATATCAGGCGGACCCCGGCCTTGTTGGGTGGGCGTCGCTGCTGTCGTGGATGACGGAGCGGAACCCTGATCTGCAGTGGCCGCAGTCGGTTGAGGTGTTCGACCGGATGCGTCGTGAGGATCCGCAGGTGAAGTCGGTGCTCCGTGCCGTGACCCTCCCGATCCTCCGCACCGACTGGGTGATCGACGGGTCTGGGTGTCGTGAAGAGGTCACGAACCACATCGCCGATGATCTCGGGTTGCCGGTGAAGGGTCAGCCGTTCGTCGCCCCGTTGCGGACGAAGGGCCGGTTCTCGTTCAAGGAGTTCCTGCGGCTCGCGTCGCTTGAGCTGGTGTACGGGCACTCGTTCTTCGAGCAGGTGTATGAGATCGACGCGAATGGGCTCGCGCACATCGGGAAGCTCGCGTGGCGGCCGCCACGGACGATCTCTGAGATCGATGTGGCATCCGATGGTGGGCTCGTCGCGATCAAGCAGCAGGCGTTGAAGGACGGCAAGGCTGTCGTGATCCCGGTGGATCGTCTCGTCGCGTTCGTGAACGAGCGTGAGGGCGCGAACTGGTTCGGGGAGTCGCTGCTTCGCGCGGCGTACAAGATGTTCATCCTCAAGGATCGGGTGCTGCGCATCCAGGCGCTGACCGCGGAACGCAACGGTCTGGGTCTGCCGGTGTACAAGGCGCCGCCGCTGCCGGAGAACGCGGTCGACTGGACATTCGATCAGGCGACCAAGTGGCTCGACGATCAGATCGAGGCGGGCAAGAAGCTCGCCACCGAAGCGCGCGCTGGTGATGCAGCCGGCGTCGGACTACCGAACGGTGCCGACTTCTCCTTCATGGGCGTCACCGGGAAACTCCCCGACACGGATGCGCTGATCCGGTACTACGACGAGCAGATCGCCGCAGGCGCGCTCCTGCACTTCCTCAGCCTCGGCGGCGATAACGCGACCGGTTCGTACGCGCTGGGGGAGACGTTCGCGACGTTCTTCACCGACTCGCTCAACGCCGTCGCACAGCACCTCGCCGAGGTGATCCAGCAGCACGTCATCGAAGACCTCGTCGACGCGAACTGGGGACCGTCCGAGCCGGCGCCGCGGATCATCCCCGCGGTGATCGGTGAGACGCAGCCGATCACCGCTGACGCGCTGAAGGCGCTCGTCGACGCGAAGGTCATCTTCCCCGATGCGGCGCTCGAGGCGTGGACGCGCGCGAAGTACGGCATGCCGGTGAAGGATCCGGCGACATCCACCGCTCAACCGACACAGGGAGCTGCAGCATGACCACCGTTCGACCGATGCACCCCTCGGTGCAGGCCCGGCAGGAGCCGGAGAAGGACCGTGCTGCGCGCCGGTACTGGGGCGACATGGAACCTCCGACCTCGAAGGCGGAGTTCTTCTCCGCCGTGACCACGCCCATGGCAGCAGCGGGTGATGCGACCGTCGCGACGATCCGCATGTACGGTCCGATCGACTCGTGCGGCGGATGGTGGGGGATCTCCACCGAGGACGTCGCGCACGTGATCGATTCGCTGCCGGCGACGGTGGAGCAGATCGTCCTCCGCATCAACTCACCCGGCGGCGAGGTGTGGGAGGCGATGGCGATCCTCAACATGCTCGCCGCCCACCGCGCCCGCGTCATCGCTGTCGTCGACGGTCTCGCCGCGTCGGCCGCATCGTTCATCGCCGCGGGCTGTGAGGAGACGGTCATGTCTCCCGGCAGTCAGATGATGATCCACTCGCCGTCTGCGATCGAGTGGGGCAACGCCGACGACATGCGGAAGATGGCCGACTTCCTCGACACCCTGCAGGCGTCGATGATCGAGGTCTACACCGACAAGGCTGGCGAGAAGGACTGGGCGTCGCTGCTCGCCGAAGAGACGTGGATGACCGCCGCGGACACCGTCGCGATGGGTCTCGCTGATCGTGTCGAGGTGGTTCCCGATGCGGGACCTGCGATGACGGTCGGTGACGACACCGAACCGGATCTGCTGCTCGTCGAACCGTCCGACGCTGCCGCCGCCGAACTGGCGCGCACTCACGCTGCCGCTGCGCGTGCGACGGCACCCAAGCCCCCGAGCTCGTCCGAGCCGGGTATCCCCATCCGAAAGGAGAACGTCGTGACGAACGACGCACCCCAGGCTGGTGTTCAGGAGCGGCTCGGCACGACCGAGACCGACACCCCGGAGGTCGCCGCGGCGGCTCCCGAGGTGACTCCGACCGCCACCGCACCCACCGCTGGCCTCCCGGAGGGCATCGTCGCGATCGACGCGAACGTGCTCGCCGAGCTGCGCAGCAACGCTGCCCGCGGCGCCGAGGCTCGCGCGGAGCAGGACCGGTCGCGCCGCGACGGCATCATCGCGACCGCGCTGCAGGAGGGCCGCATCAGCGCGTCCTCGCGTGAGCACTTCCGGGCGCTGCTCGAGAAGGACGAGGAGGGCACCACCGCGGTGCTCGCCACGCTCGCGAAGAACACCGTCCCCGTCGAGGAGCTCGGCCACCAGGCCGTCGCGTCCGACGACGCCTACCCCGCGCACTGGGCGCGCTGAGAGGAGCCACCATCATGGCAAACGAGTGCATCCCGGCGTACGAGCCGGGAACCCACCTGACCGCGATCGTCGGCTCCGGCGGCGTCACGGGCAAGACCTTCGTCGACATCTCCGCGGCCCTGTCGGTGACGGCGGGTACGCCGGCGACGGTGGTCACGGCGACCGCGGCGGGACTGTCCGTCGGTGTCGCGGCGCGTGACGCTGCTGTGGGTGCGAAGGTCCTCGTCGTCCGGGCCAAGGGTGCTGTGGTGCCCGTGACCGCCGGTGGGAACATCGCGGTCGGCGCGGAGGTCGAGATCGGTTCGAACGGGCGTGCCGTCACGCTCAACTCTGGCAAGGCCCGTGGCCGTGCCTGGTCGGCCGGAACGTCCGGTAACGACGTCTTCATCGAGCTCTACTGAGAGAGGAGAGCACAACCATGGCACAGAACGCTGCGGCGTACCCGCTCGCGGGCCCCACGGTCTCGGGCTCCACCATCACGGTGGAGACGATGCTGAACCAGCCGACTCGCATCACGCGGTACCTGTCGGACATCACGCTCCGCAACTACATCAGCCCCCTGTTCTTCTCGAGCCCGGGTGGCGTTTCGGGTGGTGCGGTCATCTACGACCAGCTCACCCTGAACGACCTGTTCCCGACTCGGGACGTGCAGGAGGTCGCACCGGGTGGCGAGTTCCCGCTCGTCACGTCGGACAACGCGAACCCCAACGTCGCGGCGGTCGAGAAGCACGGTGGCAAGTTCTTCGTCACCGACGAGGCTCGTGACCGCAACGACGGTGGTGTGATCCAGCGTGAGGGCCGCAAGCTCATCAACGCGATGATCCGTCGTCAGGATGCGCGTGCGATCGCGATCGTCGACGCGGCGATCGCGGGCATCGGTTCGCAGACTGTCGTCGGCCTGAACTGGAACAACACCGTCACCGGTGGTTCCAGTCAGTCGAACGCGTCGGCATGGCCGGCTGCGGACTTCGCGAAGGTGCAGCTGCTCGCCGATCAGCAGGAGCTGGGCGTCGAGATCAACACGTGGGTGCTGAACCCGGCGCAGTACGCGCAGCTGCGGCTCGTGTACGGCTCCGACTTCGAGGCTGTCGCCGCGTCGTATGGTCTCGCCTTCCAGGCGTCGAACCGTGTCGCGGCCGGCACGGCGTACGCCCTCGAGGCGGGTCAGCCCGGTGAGCAGCGGTTCGAGAAGCCGCTGTCGACCGAGACGTGGCGTGAGCCGGAGCACCAGCGCACGTGGGTGCAGACCGACGCGCGCTTCGTCCAGTACGTCACGAACCCGTACTCGGTGTTCAAGGTGACGGGTCTGGCCGGCTGATGGCCAAGCGGACGATCCGGGCGGGCATCGTGACCTACCGGGCGGCCGATGGCCGTGAGGGCGTGTTCGGGTTCCTCGGCGACGAGGTCGACGTCCACAAGGACGACCTCGAGCGGTTCGACCGTCTCAACCCGGCGGAGCCGGAGAAGAACGACGTGGAAGACGCTTCGGCGTCGGCCTGACGAGAGGGGGCGGTGGGGTTGGCTATCACACCGGATGTCATCGGCGCGGACGAGGATCTCGCCCGTGAGGTGCTGGCGGAGGCTCGTTCCATCGCCCCCTGCATCTTTACTCTCGACGAAACGTCGGAGGAGCGGAAGACGGCTGTGTCGATCCTGAAACGGATCTACGCGGACGTCGAGGATCGCGGTTCACGGATGGTGAAGTCTGAACGCATCGGCTCCGCCGGTGTCGATTACGCCGATGTGGTGTCCGCGTTCGATGGGTCGCGTACGCGTGCTCTGCGGTCGCTGTGCGCGTCTACGGTAGCGTCTGGACTTCCGGTGGGGTCGTTCCCGTTGGAGCGGCCCATCAGTCGCCTGTGGCCGGACCGGGGCTGCTGATGCACCGGATGCGTTTCCCCCACGGGCGTACCGTGTGGCGACTGCGGGGCGGTCCGGTGTGGGACGAGTACAGCGAGACGTACAAGCCGGAGGACTGGGAGCACCCCATCCTGCGCGCGCTCCCGAAGTCGTTCATCGCGCAGACATCGACCGCCCTGTTGGCGACGGCGACGCGTGATCAAGCATCCGAAGCGAAGTCGCTGTTCTGCGACGGTGCCCTGGATGTGCAGAAGAGTGACCGGATCTTCGACGGCACCTTCACCCCACCCCTGCCCGAGACGGCGACGGTGATCCCTGCGGGGACGGTGTTCGTCGGGGCGACGTACCAGATCGATGGCATCCCGCCGGCCGCGGACACCAACCCGTTCACGGCGTTCACGCCGCCGCGGGAGATCCCGCTGACGCGTTACGTCGGCTGACGCTACGATCACGGTCATGACGATCGATCGACCGAGCGCGACGCCTCCGGGCTGGTACCCGAACAGGAACGGTGTCATGCAGTGGTGGGACGGCACAGCGTGGGGGCCACTCGCCCCAGCCGCCGCACCGATCATCATCCACACGCGCCCGATGAAGGATGCGGGCATCGGGTACCTGCTGCTCATTCTTCTCGGCGGCTTCGCCGCACATCGCTTCTACCTCGGCCGACCCGGAAGCGCAGTGGCCATGCTTCTACTCTGGTGGGGCGGTTGGGCGCTAACCGTCATCGGGGTCGGCATCTTCATGCTCCTCGCCGTCGTCGTTTGGTGGATCGTCGATCTCTTCCTCATCCCCACGATGGTCAACGAGCACAACGCGCACCCGTAGCGTCGGCGGCGGGCGCCCGACTAGGTCGGAGGTCCGCGATGCCCATTGATTTCAACGAGAGCTTCTTCGACCAGCTCGGACGCTCCCAGGGTGTGATCGACCTCGTCGATGCGTCCACAGCAGAGATCGCTGCCACCGCGCGGGAGACGGCACCCGAGGACAGCGGGGAGTACAAGAACGGCATCAGCACCGCGGGGAAGTTCCAAAAGCGGTACGTCGGCCTGGTCGTCGCCTCTGACCCAAAGTCGATGATCATCGAATCGAAGACGGGGAACCTTGCGCGCGCGCTCCGCAAGAACGCGAAGGGGCGCCGCCGTGCCTGACCCGATCCTCATCCACGATGACCTCGAGCTCTACCTCATTCGCCGTTTCCGCGAGCTGCTGTCCAGCCGACTCGAGCCGGTGTGCTCGGACGTGAAGGTGGACAGGGTCGAACCGTCCGGTGAGTCATCATCCTGGCCAGCGCGCGCCCTCATCGTCCGCGACGACGGGACGACGGATCTCGAGCTTCACACAGGCGAGGCTTCAGTCGGGTTCACCGTTCTTGCCGGGACGAAGAAGAGCCCGAAGGAAGCGAAGGATCTCGCCGCGATCGTCCGCGCGCTGATCGACGAACTGCCGTCGGCTGACCCTTCGAATCCGGTCGCGGCCGTGACCAGCCGGTTCGGGCCTGTGATGGTCGCGGAGAACCAAGACCGTGCACGCGTGTACATCACTGCGACCCTCCGCGTCGTCGCGCGCGCTCACTGAGCCACCCACAGGGCCTTCGCCCGACCACCCAACACTGCGCCCCGACCGGGGCGTTCTTCATTGAAAGGACAACCCATGACTGTCGACAGCTCTGGGAACGACATCGAAGCGGTCGGCGTCCCGGTCTCTGGCCGCATCGCGTTCGCTCCGTTCGGCACTCCGCTCCTGACGCCCTCGCAGGGCAACCAGGGCGACATCACGTCCCTGATGGGACTGTTCACCCCGATCGGTCTGCTGAAGACCGATGGGGGCCCTCAGTTCGCGTGGGCCGCTTCGGGCGACCCGATCGAGTTCTGGCAGGAGGGCTACTCGATCCCGAGTGGACTCGCGGACGTCACCCTGGGCATCACCGCCGCTGAGGCGCTCCGAGCGGCGGTGCGGGCGATCATCTCCGGCATGACTCCCGACGCCAACAACATGACCGTCATCGATGGAGGCGGCCACGCGACCCGCTGGGTCGTGTACTCCGAGGAGATCTTCAAGAACGGTGCCGTGCGCCGCCGCCAGGCACCCAACGTGCAGCTCGCATCCTCGACCGAGGATCGCAGCGAGCGCGGCGGGGTCATGGGCAACGCCCTCTCGTTCAAGATCAACCGCGACATCGGCATCGGGGGGCACTTCCGCGAGTGGGTCATCATGTCTCCCGCCTCCGGCGCGAAGACCGGATGGAACGTCACTCTCAACGGTTCGCCGACCGGGGGATCGTTCGCGCTCTCCGTCAACGGCGCGTGGACCGCTCCCATCGCGTACAACGCCAACGCCGCGGCGGTCGCTGCTGCGATCAACGCCCTCGCGGGCGTCACGGGTATCAGCGGAGTGACGGCTTCGGGTACCTCGCCGATCGCGCTGACGTTCCCGTCCGCGGTGCAGTTCGCCGCGAACGGCTCGGGCCTGACGGGCGGAACCTCGCCGTCGGTGACGGTCGCGTAACGACTGGCGGGTGGCGGCGATCGTGGGTGACGCCGCCACCCGCCTCTTTCACTTCACCCACACCACCCACGGAAGGACACCCACATGGCTGAGAAGCCGATGCCCGAGAAGGGCAAGTACGACGTCATCGATGACGTGTTCCGGTACACGTCCAAGAAGGGCGTGAAGTTCGTCATCGATCTCGACATGCCCGCTGAGGTCATGGAGGTCGCAACCGGCGGCGAGGAGAAGACCGAGGAGGAGCAGTTCGCGGCTGTCGCGGAGTGGCTCGGCGCCGATGTTCAGGAAGCGTACAAGGGTCTCGGCGGGCTGGAACGAGCACGCTTCATGCGCACCTTCTTCACCGAGTTCGCGAAGGCGGCGCAACTTCCGCTGGGGGAATCCCTGAGCTCCTCCGTTTCGTAGAGGAGCACCGCTCAGCACTCACATGGGACTTCAAGCGCTACCTCGGCGTCAGGTTGTCCCGTCTCGGCGTGGACTTCACCTACGGTGAGGCGCGCACATGGATCGAGGAGCTCGGACGAGAAACAGGGTCTCACCTGGTCGCCGAGATGTCCGGATTCGTGCGTGCGGCGACGCACGCAGAAATCGCGACCGTCCTGCAAGCGGAAGCCACGCTCAACCGCTACCGCAACACGAAGGCAGTTCCGGAGCCGATCGAACTCCCGCTGCCCTGGCGTCGTCACGACAACAACGAGGATCTGACTCCGCAGATGCGGGCGGACCTCGAGCTGCGACTGAATGCGGTGTCCGCGTTCCCTGACTGAGCGGAGGATCCGGATGGCCGGTGATGGTCCTCAGGTTGGTCAGGGAACGGTCGCGATCGTCCCCACGTTCGTCGGGTTCCGGTCGGCGACGAACAAGGAGATGGACGCCGCGGCCCAGACCGGCAGCGCCGGCTTCAAGCGCGCGTTCGCTCGGACCGGGCAGGATTCTGGGAAGCAGGTCGGCGCGGGCTTCAAGGCCGCGTTCGACCAGCAGTCGACCGGGTTCTCCGATAAGGCAGTGCGTGACCTTCAGGCCAGCGTCACGAAGGCCACCCGGACGCTCTCGGCGGCACGTCTGAAGGAGCAGGACCTCGCGGGCAACGTGCGTGTCGCCGAGGCGCAGCTCGCGGAGGCCCGAGCGAAGTACGCGGCTGATTCCTCTCAGGTCGTGCGAGCTCAGGAACGGCTCGAAGCTGCCGCGCGCAAGCTCGGCGTAGCGCAGGACACGACACAGGCCTCGACCGAGGACCTGCGCGCCGCGCAGAAGCGCCTCGCGGATGCGGCCGATAGTGCAGGCGATCAGCTTGCACAGGCGGGGCGTCGAGGCGGCGAAGGATTCAAGTCCGGCTTCCTCGGAGGACTCTCGGGCCTGAAGGCTGGTGTCGTCGGCGTGATCGCCGCGATCGGGCTCGGGCAGATCATCGAATCCGCTGTTAGCGGTGCACGCGATCTCGTGGTCGGTTCGATCGAGATCGCGTCTGACCTGAACGAATCCATCAACGCCGTTCAGGTCGCCTACGGCGACGCATCGTCGGCGGTGCTGAAGCTCGGCGACAACAGCGCGAAGACGTTCGGCCTCAGCAAGAGGGAGCTGAACTCCTACGCGACACAGTTCTCGGCGTTCGTTCAGACCATCGCGGGGCCTGGAGGCAACGCGGCGTACACGCTCAACGAGCTCATCGGTCGCGCGTCTGATTTCGCTTCCGTGTTCAACCTGCAGGTTTCGGATGCGCTCAGCGTCTTCCAGTCGGGGCTCGCGGGTGAGGCAGAGCCGCTCCGCAAGTTCGGTATCGACCTGTCGGATGCCGCAGTCACCGCCTACGCGATGTCGTCAGGTCTCGTGCAGACGTCCGTGGATACTCGCAAGGTCGAGCTCGCTCAGAACGCGCTGAACCGGGCGACGCAGGACTACACGGACACCGTGGCGAACTACGGTGAGTCGTCGACGGAGGCGCAGAAGGCGGCGGACGCGCAGACGCGCGCCCAGCTCGCTCTCGAGGCTGCGATGGCCGGCTCGAACGTGCAGCTCACCGAGGCGCAGAAGCAGCAGGCCCGCTACGGGCTGCTGCTGAAGCAGACGCAAAAGGTGTCGGACGACTTCGCGAACACCTCAGATCAACTCGCGAACAAGAACCGCATCAACGCGGCGACGTGGGATGACATTCAGGCGAAGATCGGGACAGCGTTCCTGCCAGTGGCCCAATCGCTGGCGACGATCGTCGGTGATGATCTGCTGCCGGTGATCGCTGATCTCGCGGAGAAGCAGGGGCCGGCCCTGGCGACCGCGTTCAAGGATGCGCTGCCAGCGTTCCTGCAGATGGCGAAGGATATCCTTCCGCAGCTTCCGGGACTGTTCACGTCGGTGGCGGACTCGCTGCCCGCGATCATTCAGCTCGCGCAGATCCTTGTACCGCTGATCCTGGGACTGGTGCAGAACACCACCGGCGCCACGGCGGCCGTGGGTGCGTTCTTCGACCTCATCACGGGGAACAAGAGCATCGACGAGATCTCGGCGCAGATGGCGGGCCTCACGGGTCCGATCGGTGATGTGATGCGGGGTGCCGAACTGCTCGGAGCTCAGTGGGGTGCGTCGATCGGCAGCATGGTGGCGCAGGGGCAGGTTCTGTCTGCTCAGATCGGTGCTCGCATCGGCGAAGTCGTCGGGTTCGTGCAATCGCTGCCGGACCGTGCGGCTGCGGCGCTGTCGGGTGCCGGGGACCGGCTCGTGTCGTCGGGGCGTGCGATGATCCAAGGCTTCATCGATGGCATCAACGACATGCTCGGCCCGGCCGGCGATGCGGTCAACGGGGTGCTCTCCTGGGTGGCTGGGTTCTTCCCCCATTCACCGGCGAAGCGCGGTGTGTTCGCTGGCTCGGGGTGGGGGAAGGTCGAGAAGTCGGGCACCGCTCTCCTGTCGCAGTTCACATCTGGCTTCTCGTCCTCGACGATCGATGCGACGCGAGTATCGGGAGCTCTGGGGTCGGTTCTGCCGATCGCTGCACAGGGCGTGTCGGTGACAGCACCTTCGACCGTAGTGATCGTGGATGCCGATGGTCAGTTGATCGGGCGTATGCGTACTGAGGCTGCGGGTGCGGTGACTGATGCGCAGTACCGGGGTGCTGTGAAGGCGTCCGGGGGGAGGGTGACCGCGTGATCGTGACACTCACTCCCCGGACGGATTTCTTCCCGGTCCCGCGTGTGGAGATCACCCTTGAGCCGCTCGTGATCTACGACGGTGGGTCTGCGGGGTCGACCGGGCCGGGTTCCCTGTCCGGCGGCTCCGCGGGCTCCACAGGGCCACTCGTGAGCGGTGGGGACGCTTCCACCACCCCGATCGACCTTCCGGACGGTACGGACGCGGTGACGCTGTGGTGGCGCTCACAAGGCCGCACAGACCGGGTGCGAGGCGCGATCAGCCGGTTCTTCACCGGCGCGGGCGGGTTCCTCGACCTCGAGACCGGGTTCGATGTCCCGACCACGTACGAACTGGAGTGCTTCGCGGACGGTGTCAGCGTGGGCCGGGTGTCGCTCGGAACGGTGACTCTCCCATGGGTGGGCGACCCGAACGGTGTGGTCCTGCAGCAGCCTCTCGACCCGTCTCTGAACGCGACGGTGTTCAACATGGCTGGATCGTGGCCGTCGATGACGTTCACCGCCGATGGTGATGCTGTCCGCACGGAAGGGCAGATTCAACCGACGCTGATCGGTGCTGGTCCGCGGCAGAGCGCATCCGATGTTGCACTCGACTTCGGTGTCTCATCCGATGCGGACGCGGCCCGTGTCCTCGCGACGCTGGGCACTCAGACGCAACCGCAGGTGCCGGTGTGGCTGATCCGCGCGCATCAAGGGTTCCTCCCACGGCGTGCGTTCATGCTCGTTTCGTCTCTGACGCAGGTCGACGTGAACCATCGTGCAGGCGGCGAATGGTCCCGGTTCCAGGCAACGGGGCTCGAGGTTGCCCCGCCCGCGCCGGCGTTGGTGAAGCCGTCGCTGCGGTATTCGGATCTGGCTGCTGTGTTCGGGACGTACACGGCGATCGGTGCGGCGTTGCCGCGGTATTCGGAGTGGTCGACGGCGTGGGAGTACGCGGGAGCTGCTGGGGGGTCCTGATGCGTTCAGTGTCGTCGACGGTCCGGCAGCTTGTTCAGGATGGTGTCCCGCAGGTCACGTGGGTCGCGGATCTGATGTACAACCAGGATCGGCGTATCCCGGGCCTCATGATCGAGCGGCCTGACCTGTCGTGGGATGCGGGGCAGTTCGTCGCCGGGGCCGGCAAGGTGCAGATCGTGTGGGCCGACGATCACGGCCGGTCGATGATCCCGCAACGCCTCGGCGACGTGTTCAGCCCGTTCGGCGCGGAACTGCAGATCGATGTGATCCTCGGTGCCGGCGTGTTCTCGGAGCGTGTCCCGGTGGGCCGGTTCGTGATCGAAGCGGTCACCGACGCGCAGGGCCGGACGCTCCCGTTCGACGGACGCATGGTGACGGTCGGGGAGACGTTCGGCCTGAACCTGAAGGATCCGCTGCTGCGGGTCACGCGGGATGGGTTCCCGTTCCCGACGGCCGCCGGCTCATCGTCGGTGTGGCAGGAGATCCAGTCGGTGTCGGGGATGCCGGTGATCCGTAACCTTCCCGATCAGACCCTCCCGGCCGGGACGGTGCACGAGGGTGACTCATCCGATGTGCTCTCCAAGCTGTTCGATCTGCTCGAGGCGTGGCCGCAGGTCGACGCGTCCGGGCTGCTGACGGCGCGTCCGAAAGCGTGGCCAGCACCGGTGGATCAGATCGGTGCGGTCGTGTCCGCCCCGGTGAGCATGGACTCGTCGAAGACGTACAACCGGGTCGTCGTCGAGGGGAAAGCCGCCGACAACACGCCCCTGTACGGGTACGCGGAGGTCACGGACGGGTTCCTACGAGTCGCGAACACGGACGGCACACCGTCACCGTACGGGCGGTCCCTGTACCGGCAGTCGGGTGGTTTCCTCGACACGCAGTCCGCGGTGAACGCCGCCGCCCGCACCCTCCTGGACCGCGTGTCCCGCCTGCGGGGCGTGACCAGGGAGATCGAGGAACGATTCAACCCTCTCGTCGAGCTCGGCGACGTCCGCACGTTCGAGGACGGCGCGGTCCGGGTAGCCGCGATCCGACATGCGGGCGGGGTGACGACGACGACGGTGGAGGTGCCCGATGCCGGATGACATCGATGCGATCCTTGAGCAGCTCGCGAAGCTGACGAGCTTCAACCGCAGGATCGGGGTGTTCGTCGGCGGGGACCGGGATTTCGCCACCGTCGACATGGGCGGCCAACGGTTCCCTGTCCGGTGGGCTGGTGTCACCCCGTCGATCGGTGACGCCGTCTGGGTCGACTCGATCAAGAACGGTGTGGACACGAACCTGATCCTCACTGCGGTCGCTGGTCCACGGCCAGGGTTCGGTACTGTCGCGACGGTCACGGGCGATCTCGTCAACGTGACCACCGACTACGGCGACTTCATGGCAATGCCGTTCGTGGACGGTGCTGCGTTGTCCTCGGGGGACACGGTCGGGCTCTCATGGCCGGGACCGTGGTGCACGAAGCTGTCAACCTCGCCGGATGAGCCTGATGTGCCGCCGAACCCGGGCGGTGGCGGTGGCGGTGTGCAGTCGGCGATCTTCCGCGCGATCGACGCGGGCACCACGCACGACTACCGGGCTGACTGGTGGCAGGCGGAAGTGTGGGCCGCGGACAACAACGTCGGCGCGTGGTTCTTCGGTACGCCGATCCGCGACACGATCCCCGCGGCCGCGACCTACGACAGCCTGCAGATCTACATCAACCGCACCCAGCGGTACGGCGACGCACCGTACTGGGCATTGCACGGCCTGTCGGGGAAGTCCGGCATCCCCTCGTTCACCGGCCTCGGCGGGTGGCATCCCGACGGTGACGGGTGGCAGACGCCGCCGTTCGCTGCGGCGATGTTCGCTGCGCTGAAGGCCGGCGGATCGGCCCTCGGCTTCGGCCTGGTGCATGGCGGGTTCAACAAGTTCGCTTCGCTGACCGCTGACGGGATGTCCGGCGCGGTCAAGATCACCTGGAGGTAGCCCGATGGGGTACACGCTCGACGACACCGGCAAGCCGACCCTGAACGATGATGCGACGAACCCGGGACCCGCGGGGGACTTTCAGGCGATCGTCGACTACGCGCAGAAGATCGGTGGTCTGCT
The sequence above is a segment of the Microbacterium sp. PM5 genome. Coding sequences within it:
- a CDS encoding TM2 domain-containing protein, yielding MTIDRPSATPPGWYPNRNGVMQWWDGTAWGPLAPAAAPIIIHTRPMKDAGIGYLLLILLGGFAAHRFYLGRPGSAVAMLLLWWGGWALTVIGVGIFMLLAVVVWWIVDLFLIPTMVNEHNAHP
- a CDS encoding head maturation protease, ClpP-related → MTTVRPMHPSVQARQEPEKDRAARRYWGDMEPPTSKAEFFSAVTTPMAAAGDATVATIRMYGPIDSCGGWWGISTEDVAHVIDSLPATVEQIVLRINSPGGEVWEAMAILNMLAAHRARVIAVVDGLAASAASFIAAGCEETVMSPGSQMMIHSPSAIEWGNADDMRKMADFLDTLQASMIEVYTDKAGEKDWASLLAEETWMTAADTVAMGLADRVEVVPDAGPAMTVGDDTEPDLLLVEPSDAAAAELARTHAAAARATAPKPPSSSEPGIPIRKENVVTNDAPQAGVQERLGTTETDTPEVAAAAPEVTPTATAPTAGLPEGIVAIDANVLAELRSNAARGAEARAEQDRSRRDGIIATALQEGRISASSREHFRALLEKDEEGTTAVLATLAKNTVPVEELGHQAVASDDAYPAHWAR
- a CDS encoding major capsid protein, with the translated sequence MAQNAAAYPLAGPTVSGSTITVETMLNQPTRITRYLSDITLRNYISPLFFSSPGGVSGGAVIYDQLTLNDLFPTRDVQEVAPGGEFPLVTSDNANPNVAAVEKHGGKFFVTDEARDRNDGGVIQREGRKLINAMIRRQDARAIAIVDAAIAGIGSQTVVGLNWNNTVTGGSSQSNASAWPAADFAKVQLLADQQELGVEINTWVLNPAQYAQLRLVYGSDFEAVAASYGLAFQASNRVAAGTAYALEAGQPGEQRFEKPLSTETWREPEHQRTWVQTDARFVQYVTNPYSVFKVTGLAG
- a CDS encoding capsid cement protein translates to MANECIPAYEPGTHLTAIVGSGGVTGKTFVDISAALSVTAGTPATVVTATAAGLSVGVAARDAAVGAKVLVVRAKGAVVPVTAGGNIAVGAEVEIGSNGRAVTLNSGKARGRAWSAGTSGNDVFIELY
- a CDS encoding HK97 gp10 family phage protein; translation: MPIDFNESFFDQLGRSQGVIDLVDASTAEIAATARETAPEDSGEYKNGISTAGKFQKRYVGLVVASDPKSMIIESKTGNLARALRKNAKGRRRA